From the genome of Uranotaenia lowii strain MFRU-FL chromosome 1, ASM2978415v1, whole genome shotgun sequence, one region includes:
- the LOC129759049 gene encoding leucine-rich repeat-containing protein 24-like, with amino-acid sequence MNQFFDLSGWNLPALKELLISHNPTLKQIPNGVKNIGNLTRLYLDYNAIEHVQMEAFQGLHHLEILSLIGNGINRVAATESITLPQLQHLSLYRNKLTQFEAASRCNFPELQFLDLSKNRLTQFDVPMSWSKLQTVELQENPINCSWLIGNVNPQRSSIWRLLDVAKESCWVPVYFRWNLS; translated from the coding sequence ATGAATCAATTTTTCGATCTTAGCGGCTGGAATCTTCCAGCTTTGAAGGAACTTTTGATTTCTCATAacccaactttaaaacaaaTCCCCAATGGAGTGAAAAACATCGGAAACCTGACCCGGCTATACTTGGATTACAACGCCATTGAGCATGTTCAGATGGAGGCCTTTCAGGGCCTTCACCATTTGGAAATCCTTTCCCTAATAGGAAATGGAATAAATCGAGTTGCTGCAACAGAATCGATTACACTCCCTCAACTTCAGCACCTCAGTTTGTATCGAAATAAGTTGACACAATTTGAGGCTGCCAGCCGATGTAACTTTCCGGAACTTCAATTCCTGGATCTATCCAAAAACAGGCTAACACAATTTGATGTTCCGATGAGCTGGTCCAAATTGCAGACGGTTGAGCTTCAGGAAAATCCCATCAACTGTAGCTGGTTGATTGGTAATGTGAATCCCCAGCGTTCGTCGATTTGGCGGCTGTTGGACGTTGCCAAGGAATCTTGTTGGGTTCCGGTTTATTTCCGGTGGAATTTAAGCTAG